One Drosophila kikkawai strain 14028-0561.14 chromosome 3L, DkikHiC1v2, whole genome shotgun sequence genomic window carries:
- the Tbc1d8-9 gene encoding TBC1 domain family member 9 isoform X3: MWIQPKELLLPSAFWIAEMHSRYFVLQKRRSHGESRGFGSILVGTYDSMMNTKPPPYRILHQTPSSEVSYEIAIGITQDEIVKDWEWLQANLFKVLDEMENEDEVTNFTICKIQSLYTQNNQDSTGESADVKVMTSQFRQIFKMPEEEQLVNSYSATYVKNKIPRQGQLYISMNHVCFYSYMLGQEIKRIIRCAELEDISRNANTIYLKTTNNMTYNFTMLFNAREAHLLIEQLNKMAIKQLIHDPDSPVVDHDPSNFARLGNKVSKKPVLLRDLTARQKSEEFRIHFRLPQSEIIDGKIKANIWTPYSKRFNAGYIYLSPNFFCFRSDVKDLVSVVIPMKTIKSVEKKDDGQQRFDNQIVIITSENVPFMFAQIVDRDVLISKITDLLARIHIPVSRERAKYDISWSKQTALMNTFKTQFSADIVRKQEEKMVRWEAHFRDFGRGIGMFRTTDVINLIVEGIPDQLRQEIWLIFSGAIHDKEMNPGLYEDLVEKAACIKNCFAHDEIDRDLPRSLPEHPAFQSTDGIGALRRVLQAYALRNPQVGYCQAMNIVSSVFLLFCDEENAFWMLASLCENLLPDYYKDKVVGAQIDQGVLNELVETHLPDLHGHLEKLGVIKMISISWFLTIFMSVISYESSLHILDCFFYEGAKIIFMISLQIIEWNRDKLLRCQDDGEAMLVLQHYLEGIYNPEYQVPPTNDKRKMERTQTQTVQTLIHEAYTKFGEELTHQRIDELRNKHRRLTMRQFDIDNEKTIVKAYVQNPYFNRSELHMLLTIIREEKHALKSLQQQQQKAQCPLSEMPQLLPQSPSRAAQDAAASIGRYEAYCVNFEVFHTLFTELTPWRKCVSVDIGEKLFRLTDKKGTGNLDIGQLINALGLVCSAKSMEKLKLLFVLHLPPLLSKAEIERSRRPRPRTKDDAEEAFEAEDFFDNDASESMEALPSPSDHNFDADDFALVSATQHLHNLAGISGNTFMDLSRTTPNLSLNSNASSLLQRNSTFYVDLPAALQDLGAARMTPPGAGADAAAGAASAAAAADPLLLNVETISNFSQISDLVAATRLERADSNATDSRSLGSLGYLLDQPDEGASGSQHSIPHMRKENFQLLWRSIIEIMGLVQDEEMQRAYENLLELGNSNIKKEPSLESFTQLNMGGSGDEQPDSNGNPTTPAAEPSSTTRLFVALEEELRQAAGGKARTESSSSSSTNISESWHISISQFIATVLNVNSIVRGFQAPTQISEQIEQLQKKRRKCLSTNY, from the exons ATGTGGATTCAGCCGAAGGAACTGCTCCTGCCCTCGGCATTCTG GATTGCCGAGATGCACTCGCGATACTTTGTCCTGCAGAAGCGGCGCAGCCACGGCGAGTCACGCGGCTTCGGGTCCATTCTGGTGGGCACCTACGACAGTATGATGAACACCAAGCCGCCGCCGTACCGCATCCTCCATCAGACGCCCTCGTCGGAGGTGTCTTACG AAATCGCCATTGGCATCACCCAGGATGAGATAGTCAAGGACTGGGAATGGCTGCAGGCCAATCTGTTCAAAGTGCTGGACGAAATGGAAAACGAGGACGAGGTGACCAACTTCACCATATGCAAAATCCAATCGCTCTACACGCAGAACAACCAAGATAGCACCGGTGAATCCGCCGACGTCAAGGTGATGACCTCCCAGTTCAGGcagatttttaaaatgccggaggaggagcagctggtTAACTCCTACTCGGCCAC CTATGTGAAGAACAAGATCCCGCGTCAGGGACAGCTGTACATTTCGATGAACCACGTCTGCTTCTACTCGTACATGCTGGGGCAGGAGATAAAGCGCATCATACGCTGCGCTGAGCTCGAGGACATCAGCCGCAATGCCAACACCATTTATCTGAAGACCACCAACAACATGACCTACAACTTTACAATGCTCTTCAATGCCAGGGAGGCGCATCTCCTGATCGAGCAGCTCAACAAAATGGCCATAAAGCAGTTGATCCATGACCCTGACAGCCCTGTCGTCGACCACGATCCCTCCAACTTTGCCCGGCTGGGTAACAAGGTGTCCAAGAAGCCCGTGCTGCTGCGGGACTTGACGGCTCGCCAGAAGTCCGAGGAGTTCCGCATCCACTTCCGGCTGCCGCAGTCGGAGATAATCGATGGAAAGATCAAGGCGAATATCTGGACGCCCTACTCGAAGCGATTCAATGCCGGCTACATCTACCTGTCCCCGAACTTCTTCTGCTTTCGCAGCGACGTCAAGGATTTGGTCAGTGTGGTTATTCCCATGAAGACCATTAAG AGCGTGGAGAAGAAGGACGACGGCCAGCAAAGGTTCGACAATCAAATTGTTATCATTACATCGGAGAACGTGCCTTTCATGTTTGCCCAGATCGTGGACAGGGATGTGCTGATCTCCAAGATCACAGATCTGCTGGCCCGCATTCACAT TCCTGTGAGTCGGGAGCGCGCCAAGTACGACATTTCGTGGAGCAAGCAGACGGCCCTGATGAACACCTTCAAGACGCAGTTCAGCGCGGACATCGTGCGCAAGCAGGAGGAGAAGATGGTGCGCTGGGAGGCGCACTTCCGGGACTTTGGACGCGGCATCGGCATGTTCCGCACCACGGATGTGATCAACCTGATTGTGGAGGGCATTCCCGACCAGCTGCGCCAGGAGATCTGGCTGATCTTCTCGGGCGCCATTCATGACAAGGAAATGAATCCGGGTCTCTACGAGGATCTTGTGGAGAAGGCGGCCTGCATCAAGAACTGCTTTGCCCACGACGAGATCGATCGCGACCTGCCGCGCTCGCTGCCCGAGCATCCGGCATTCCAAAGCACAGACGGCATCGGCGCCCTCCGACGAGTCCTGCAGGCCTACGCTCTGAGAAATCCCCAGGTGGGCTACTGTCAGGCCATGAACATTGTGTCGTCGGTGTTCCTGCTCTTCTGCGACGAGGAGAACGCCTTCTGGATGCTGGCCAGCCTGTGCGAGAATCTGTTGCCGGACTACTACAAGGACAAGGTGGTGGGTGCCCAGATTGACCAGGGCGTACTCAACGAGCTGGTGGAGACCCACCTGCCCGACCTGCACGGCCACCTGGAGAAGCTGGGCGTGATCAAGATGATCTCCATTTCCTGGTTCCTCACCATCTTCATGAGCGTGATCAGCTACGAGAGCTCGCTGCACATTCTCGACTGCTTCTTCTACGAGGGCGCCAAGATCATCTTCATGATCTCCCTCCAGATCATCGAGTGGAACCGGGACAAACTGCTGCGGTGTCAGGACGATGGCGAGGCCATGCTGGTGCTGCAGCACTACCTGGAGGGAATCTACAATCCGGAGTACCAGGTTCCACCCACCAATGACAAGCGCAAAATGGAGCGCACCCAGACCCAGACCGTGCAGACGCTCATCCACGAGGCGTACACCAAGTTCGGCGAGGAGCTGACTCATCAGCGCATCGACGAACTGCGCAACAAGCACCGTCGGCTGACCATGCGGCAGTTCGATATTGACAACGAGAAAACCATTGTGAAGGCCTACGTCCAGAACCCGTACTTCAACCGCAGCGAGCTGCACATGCTGCTCACCATCATTCGGGAGGAGAAGCACGCTCTGAAGtcgttgcagcagcagcaacagaaggCCCAGTGCCCGCTGTCGGAGATGCCGCAGCTGCTGCCGCAGTCGCCCAGCAGGGCGGCCCAGGATGCGGCCGCCTCTATTGGCAGATACGAGGCTTACTGCGTCAACTTTGAGGTGTTCCACACGCTTTTCACGGAGCTCACACCCTGGCGCAAGTGCGTCAGTGTGGACATTGGCGAAAAGCTTTTCAGG CTCACGGATAAGAAGGGCACTGGTAACCTTGACATTGGTCAGCTCATCAACGCCCTGGGCCTGGTCTGCTCCGCCAAGAGCATGGAGAAGCTGAAGCTGCTCTTTGTCCTGCATTTGCCGCCATTGCTTTCCAAGGCAGAGATTGAACGGTCGCGACGGCCACGTCCGCGCACCAAAGACGATGCCGAGGAGGCCTTTGAGGCGGAAGATTTCTTTGA TAACGACGCCTCGGAGTCGATGGAGGCCTTGCCCTCGCCCTCGGATCACAACTTTGACGCCGACGACTTTGCCCTGGTCAGTGCCACACAGCACCTGCATAATCTGGCTGGAATCTCGGGCAATACGTTCATGGACTTGTCGCGCACCACGCCCAATCTCTCGCTGAACTCAAACGCCTCCTCGTTGCTGCAGCGCAACTCGACATTCTACGTGGACCTGCCGGCGGCACTCCAGG ATCTGGGAGCGGCCCGCATGACGCCGCCGGGAGCGGGAGCGGATGCGGCAGCCGGTGCAGCCTCGGCTGCGGCCGCCGCCGATCCACTGCTCTTGAATGTCGAGACTATATCGAATTTCTCACAGATCAGCGACCTGGTCGCTGCCACGCGACTGGAGCGCGCCGACTCGAATGCCACGGACTCGCGCAGTCTGGGCAGCCTCGGCTACCTGCTCGACCAGCCCGATGAGGGGGCGTCCGGCTCGCAGCACAGCATTCCGCACATGCGTAAGGAGAATTTCCAGCTGCTGTGGCGCAGCATCATAGAAATCATGGGTCTGGTGCAGGACGAGGAGATGCAAAGAGCCT ACGAGAACCTCCTGGAGCTGGGAAACAGCAACATCAAGAAGGAGCCCAGCCTGGAGAGCTTCACCCAACTGAATATGGGGGGCAGTGGAGACGAG CAGCCGGATAGCAATGGTAATCCCACCACACCCGCAGCGGAGCCCAGCAGCACCACCCGTCTCTTTGTGGCCCTCGAGGAGGAGCTGCGTCAGGCGGCTGGCGGAAAGGCCAGGAccgagagcagcagcagcagcagcacaaacaTCTCCGAGTCCTGGCACATATCCATCAGCCAGTTCATTGCCACGGTCCTGAATGTGAACAGCATCGTCCGAGGCTTCCAGGCGCCCACCCAGATCAGCGAGCAGATCGAGCAGCTGCAGAAGAAGCGGCGCAAGTGCTTGTCCACCAACTACTGA